One Bos taurus isolate L1 Dominette 01449 registration number 42190680 breed Hereford chromosome 3, ARS-UCD2.0, whole genome shotgun sequence DNA window includes the following coding sequences:
- the TAL1 gene encoding T-cell acute lymphocytic leukemia protein 1 isoform X1: protein MTEQPPSEAAHSDPPLEGRDAAEARMAPPHLVLLNGVAKETSRATPAEPPVIELGTRGGGPGGGPAGGGGAARDLKGREAAAAEARHRVPTTELCRPPGPAPASAPAELPGDGRMVQLSPPALAAPAAPGRALLYSLSQPLASLGSGFFGEPDAFPMFATNNRVKRRPSPYEMEITDGPHTKVVRRIFTNSRERWRQQNVNGAFAELRKLIPTHPPDKKLSKNEILRLAMKYINFLAKLLNDQEEEGTQRAKPGKDPVVGAGGGGGGGGGSAPPEDLLQDVLSPNSSCGSSLDGAASPDSYTEEPAPKHTARSLHPAMLPAADGAGPR from the exons ATGACGGAGCAGCCGCCGAGCGAGGCGGCACACAGTGACCCCCCGCTAGAGGGACGGGACGCGGCCGAGGCCCGCATGGCCCCCCCGCACCTGGTCCTGCTGAACGGCGTCGCCAAGGAGACGAGCCGCGCGACCCCGGCGGAGCCCCCGGTCATCGAGCTGGGCACGCGCGGCGGCGGCCCGGGGGGCGGCCCCGCCGGTGGGGGCGGCGCCGCGCGGGACTTAAAGGGCCGCGAGGCTGCGGCGGCCGAAGCGCGCCATCGGGTGCCCACCACAGAGCTGTGCAGACCACCCGGGCCCGCGCCCGCCTCGGCCCCCGCGGAACTGCCAGGCGACGGCCGCATGGTGCAGCTGAGCCCGCCCGCGCTGGCGgcccccgccgcccccggccGCGCGCTGCTCTACAGCCTCAGCCAGCCGTTGGCCTCGCTCGGCAG TGGCTTCTTTGGGGAGCCAGATGCCTTCCCTATGTTCGCCACCAACAACCGAGTGAAGAGGAGGCCCTCCCCTTATGAAATGGAGATTACTGATG gtcCCCACACCAAAGTTGTGCGGCGCATCTTCACCAACAGCCGGGAGCGATGGCGGCAGCAGAATGTGAACGGGGCCTTCGCTGAGCTCCGCAAGCTGATCCCCACACATCCCCCAGACAAGAAGCTCAGCAAGAATGAGATCCTCCGCCTGGCCATGAAGTACATCAACTTCCTGGCCAAGCTGCTCAATGACCAGGAGGAGGAAGGCACCCAGCGGGCCAAGCCTGGCAAGGACCCTGTAGTGGGGGCTggcggagggggtgggggaggagggggcagcgcGCCTCCTGAGGATCTCCTGCAGGACGTGCTCTCCCCGAACTCCAGCTGTGGCAGCTCCCTGGACGGGGCAGCCAGCCCGGACAGCTACACAGAAGAGCCAGCGCCCAAGCACACAGCCCGCAGCCTCCATCCTGCCATGCTGCCTGCTGCGGATGGAGCCGGTCCTCGGTGA